The genomic segment gggggaaagaggatgaggaggggagggaaggggaagtaaGAGTGGGAGGACATACTGGATCTAGTAGTAGGTAATGAATGCACAGGTGACAGACTTCTCAGGGAGCATTATGGTGATAATGAGCACAACTTGctaagctttagcatagctatggacagacatgagtaTAAAAAACATGGTGAAGGGCTCATTATCATGGGATGCGCAGGAGCacgggagagtaaattgggagcaGACATTCTCAGGTAAAAGCACAGCAGAAATATGGAGGGTGTTTCAGGACCACGTGtacagggttttccaaatgtaaCAGGGAAAAGTAAAGAAGCTATAGTCGACAAGAGAGGAGGGGACTGTGAATCAGGAGGAGGCATACACAATATTTATAAAGTGAAAGGAAGGGCTCATGAAGGAGGTTTACAAAGGACAGGAGAGCTAGAAGAAGGCACAACATGGCCCTGGCAAGTAGGATGAAGGGAAATCTAGGCATACTACATGTAGAacatgtctccgctccatcctcaacattcattggaatgacttcatctccaacatcgaagtactcgagctgccagaatctgcaagcatcgaatccacactgctgaagacccaactgcgctgggtaggtcacgtctccagaatggaggaccatcgccttcccaaaatcgtgttctatggcgagctctccactggccaccaagacagaggtgcaccaaagaagtggtacaaggactgcttaaagaaatctcttggtgcctgccccattgaccaccgccagtgggctgatctcgcttccagccgtgcaccttggcgcctcacagttcggcgggcagcaacctcctttgaagaagaccgcagagcccacctcactgacaaaagacaaaggaggaaaaacccaacacccaaccccaaccaaccaattttcccttgcagccgctgcaaccgtgcctgcctgtcccgcatcggacttctcagtcaccaacgagcctgcagcagacatgcaCGTACTcctccataagtcttcgtccgcgaagccaagccaaagaagaacatgtaGAACCAAAGAATACAAGAGGACAGAGAGAACCGATCTGGGATAAGGGtgtggcgggggggtggggggtgtgtggaAGAGAACATGTGCCTGGACCCAGAGGAGATCCCTTGCTTCTGATTACTCAACTGAGGGACCTTTGTGAATGTGAGGCGAGtggctgaaagaaaaatagagggttacaggccAAGGAagattaatggtcagttacttaaaagTGTAGAAGAAcagggggaccttggggtccacagagcaggttgaaaggatagttaagaaggccaatggaatgttgggcttcattaatcggggattgaattcaggagtagggaggtcatgttgcagctctacaaatctacGGTGAGACCACACACCAgagtattgttttcagttctggtcacctcattacaggaaggatgtggaagctatggagaaggggcagagatttaccaggacgtggcctggattgggaaacaagtcttatgaggcaaggttatcagagctgggaccTTTTGGAGTGTAGATGAGTCTACAAGATAGGGTgaacctgtttcccagggagggagtagcaaacactcaAGGACatgtacaaagagaagggagggaagtttaggggagacatcaggagtaagttctTCTCACAGAAAGatgtgggtccctggaatgccttgccaggggtggtgatggaggctggaatattaggggcttttaaaagactcttagacccatcgatgaaaagaaaaaggttatggggaagggagggtttcAGTTTAAAGGGACGAAGGGACTGtattatgctgtagtgttctctggtccatgAGAAATGAGAAAAAAAGATTACTGGGGCATTGGGGATAATCTTTGTGACCACTCTGGCCAAAGGGGAGATGCTGGAAGATTGGACAATGGCAAATGTGGACCCCTTGTTTCAGAAAAGTAacagagaatcctgggaattatagaccagtgagtcttacatcgaTGATGTGCAAGGAAAGGAATTCTGAGGTTCAGAATTCACAAACAATTGGAGCagtacagtcttctcaaggatagtTGCCATGGCTTTGAGGAGAGGCCATGCTTCACGAGCgtaattgagtttttcgaggagatgacaaaggaaattgatgaaggtagggtggtagatgtagtgtataaggattttagtaaggtaacTGACAAGGTCCTCAATGGTAGGCattttcagaaagtcatgagccacaggatccatggaaccttggttgCTTGGATtcggaattggcttgcctgcagaaagcagagattaGTAGTGGACGGAatgcattctgcctggaggtcagtgactagtggagttctgcaaggatctgttctgggacccctgctctgcatgttttatgaatgacctggatgaagaagcggaaggatgggtcagtaagtttgtagacgGTTAGAGGTTAAGCTTACAACAAgattgacaggatgcagagttgggcggagaagtggcaaatggagtccaatctggataagtgtgagatgatgcattttggaaggtcaaactgagATGTGCAaaaggaatagggtggtgttggttggggatttcaattttcctaacatagattgggaaacacagtcaggaTGGCATAGAGtttatacaatgtgttcaggaatgctttttgcagcagtatgtggaaatgcccactagagggggagcagtgttagatctgttgttagggaatgaaatagggcaggtgatggaagtGAGCGTTGGGGAGAAATTCgtatccagtgatcatgggtccattagctttagcttaattatggaaagggataggtcaggtcagAAGTTGAAGATCttcaagtgggggaaggccagatttgaagagatgagaagggattttcagagagttgtgtgggctgatctttttgccggaaaggatgtagaggcaaattggagggtatttaaaagtgagattttgagggtacaggatttttatgttccagtctggccgaaaggcaagaccaaaagttcaagggagccatggtttcttagaaaaattaggaagttggttcaggtTAAGAGAGGTCTATgcttaaatataagaaacaaaagattgatgagatgcatgatcgttacttagattgcagaaagaaccttaagagggaaattagaaaggcaaaaaggtcTGAGGTGTCCATAGCgaataaggtgaaagtgaatcctaCAGATacgtgaatagtaaaaggagggttaaggatagagtaggtccactggaaaatgggaacggtggactatgtgaggaaccgtatgagatgggggagataatgAACcattttttctcgtctgtattcatgagggaaagggacattggactatgtgagacaAATGAGGccaatggcttagttatggaaagtatagggattagtaaagagagggttttggagcttcttggttcaataaaggtggataagtctcctggtcctgataggatttttcccaggacattaagggaggtcagggagcaaatagtgggggcactgtcagtgatttttcaacgatcactggaggagggtgtggtgccgcaggattggagggttgcaaacgtagttccattgtttaaaaaaggcacaaggtgcaggccaagtaattatcggtcagtaagtttgacttcggtggtggggaaagttatagagggtattcttagagatagtatgtacaaatatttggataggcagggatagatcggggcacccagcatgggtttgtgaagggaaagtcatgtttgacacatcttgttgagtttttttaaGAGATgacaagtggatgaaggtagggcagttgatgtcatctatttggattttagtaaggcttttgataaggttccacatgcaaggttaataaggaaggttcagtcactgggGATTAatagagatagtgagatgggttcagagatggctggaagatagacagcagagagtcatggtggacatctgtctgtcaggatggaagcctgtgacgagcggtgtgcctcagggatcggtgctgggtcccctgatgtttatcatttatattaatgatttggatgaggagagattaattgggtaagcaaatatgcagacaatacgaaaatagggggagtggtggataatgAGAGaaagttttcttggattacagaaggatttagtttgtttggaaaagtgggctgaaagatggcaaatggaatttaatgtagacgtgtgaggtgctgcattttggaaaaaataaccaaaatcggacatatgcagttaaggggagggcattgaggaatgcagaggaacagagggttcTTGGAGTtgtggtacagagttcattgaagatgGATTCCCAGGGTGgtcaagaaggcatatggtatgctggccttcataaatcatagcatagagtataggagctgggaagtgaagctgcgactgtttaaggcattggtgaggccaggtttggagtattgtgttcagttctggtctccaaattataggaaagatatacataaggtggagaggctgcagagaagatttacaaagatgttgtaCAATATGTCTTACAATATCTACAGTATGGAgcaagattaaggagactgggactttattcattggaatgtaaacggttgagaggggatttgacagaggtatttaaaattatgaagagaatagatagactagacgcgagtagactctttcccctgagggcaggggaggttggaacaagagggtatgttaagggtaaggggggaaaactttaggagaaatgttagaggatgtttcttcactcagagagtggtggtagaatggaatgatcttccagaggagataggtAACGGCAggatcctttctgtcatttaagagaaggttggatgtgtacatggatatgtgggggttggagggttatgggcagagagtaggggggggtggaatctagtggagttgttcaagtgaaccggtgcagactcgaagagccgaaatggcctgtttccgcgctgtaaacttttatatggttataaacgAAGGTTGATACATACTCTGGGGTGGCAGGATTCTAAAcattgtggaggaacagagatctTAGGCTCCTGGTCCAACAGATCCCTCAGCATTGCCGTGcaaattgacagggtggttaataAGGTGGGTGGTGTGCTAGATTTCATTAGGCAGGCATCTGAAGAAATGGTGGTGGGAGCGCAGGGGGAGGAACGGTCCCACATGCAGGAGGTAATAcctggagaaaggagggagggcacatcagcaagcaagatggaaagggaaaggggTAAAGATAATGAAGCAAGGTTGATCAAGCTATGATGACAGGCTTAATATAGGGGCAtcctggttagcacaatgctgataCACTGCCAGTGACCCCAGTTCGAATCCTATGCTTTCTATAACGAGTTGTAGGTTTTCCTGTGTCAAGAGTGGTTTTCCTCCAgggactctagtttcctcccacccttcaaaacgtacccggggttgttggttaattggtatatttaggCAACAGGGGCTCTGGGAccacatgtctaaatttttaaaatatatacatttaatTTGGAGAGACgatgaatgagaggtgacttaatcaaGGTTTACCAGATTAATGAGGGGAATGTTCACGATGAAGAGCCGGCACCTTTTTACTTGGGCAAGAATAGCAAGTATCAGAGGACATCGTTTAAGTGAGTGGAGAAATATTTGGGAAAGAAGTCAGAGACAAGCTGCTTTTTTATACTCAGAGTAGTCAGTTCCTGAAATGTGttggcagggatggtggtggagagtaaaaagattcttagacaggatcatgaatgcaagaaaaatagagggatatgggtgtgAGGGGGAACCAATCAGAGTAGGTTTCCACAGTGGCCAAAGCATTGTTGGCtgtagggcctgttctgtgctgtaatgttcaatgagggagacagagagagagagaaagagagaggattaCCGTAGCAGTGAAACACCTCTTGTCCTGCAGGGATGTGCTGGGAAGCGCGGACAGTGAGGCTGGTCTTGTGAAAGGAGATACCGGTGTTGGGCTCACACGAGTGGTTAAAAAGGCTGGCTCTGGGGAAGAGGGCTGTGGCAATCCTCAACTGCTGCAACTCCAGCACACGTGCACAGCCCACACCTGCAGTCGGATGAAAGAGGTGTGAGAGGGAGCCAGTGCAGACAGACACATCACCAAGTCGACAGCACATGGATACGTACCAATTCTACCCTGCCCCCCAGCAAGCCCTGTCCCCAGTCCCCAgcacactcctcccccccccccaacatgccCCTCCCCTTAGTCCCAGCACACCCCATTCCCCCCAGGCTGGAATgcctctcccctcagcctccagcaCACTCCTGTCCCCTAGTTCGCCCTACCCCCAGCCCCAGCACACCCTCCTGCCCAGCCTTTGACCCTAACCAGGAACATACACCCCTCCTGCATGCCCCTCCCCTAGCCGACAAACCCCACCCATCTTCTCAGTAccatctccccttccctcaaGCCCAACAAATCTCCCCCAGCTCCTCCCCAGGCCCTCCAACCCTACCCAGCTCCCCCTCCCTAtagcccctctccccatcccctccttcTGTCCACACTCACCAGTGTCCCGGACGGTGCTGATGGCCTGTGCATTACACTGTAGCTGCAGCATGTGTTGGATCAGGGCCACTCCCAGTGTCCGCAGGCTGCCCCCTGCCTCACTATTGGGCCCTGGCTCAGTCTCGGCCCCGGGACCCAGCAGGCGGGGAGCGAGGCCACTGCGCCACACCGCCAGGCACAGTGCAGCCGCAGTCAGGGCACAGAGGAATCGGTGGGCAGGCGGCTGCCTCTCACTGTGCGTCAGGAGACTGTGAATCAGCTGGTAAGGGCTGATCTCAGGTCGCCTGCCCCCCTCCTCGCCCAGACCCTCCGCTGCCTcactttgcaccctctccaccaccgGCATTCCTGCTATCAGCACGGTGCGGAGAGCGAGGTGGGCAAAGGTGCCCAGTGCCAGCAGAAGCCCGGCAAGGGGGCAGTCCAGCCAGTGGTATTGGTGCCAGGCCAGGTCCCGGCAACTCTCACTGCAGTAAGAGCTGAAGCTGCAGGTGCCACAGGGCAGCGGCAGGTGGGCCAGCGTCATGCAGTGGTGGCAGTGCATGTCCTGGGTGGGGGGTGTCTCCTCGCTCAGCTCCCCAGGGATGAGAACAGCGGCAAAGGCCTCTTCCTGCAGCACCACCTGACCTGGACGCAGATCCCTGCATGCCACATAGTAACGCCCCCTGGAACTGTGCACACGCAGGCTGATGGCAGCAGGGGTTTCTCCCTCACCCTCAACCTGGCTGGGGGACTGCTGGGTGACAGGGCTTGGGATACCTCCCTCCGCACAGTTCAGCTGCTGCAAGCAGGCTGCTCGACGAGCACGGGTCTTGTGCTGCAGCTCCTGGGGGTAGTTGTGTCTCTCCGCTCTCCCCACATCCAGCAGGCATTCCTGCAGGGGTAGACAGGCTGGGCTCAGTCACTGCATTtggatggagatgaaggaagGGAGTcatgagggagggtgagagagagaggagggagaggggagggtggaggaggagaggggataaCTGACCCACCTGGTATCGTTGCAGGTAGTAGAGTGCGGCAGACCGGTTAGCATAGAGGAGGCTGGTCT from the Narcine bancroftii isolate sNarBan1 chromosome 14, sNarBan1.hap1, whole genome shotgun sequence genome contains:
- the smyd4 gene encoding SET and MYND domain-containing protein 4 isoform X1 produces the protein MTYFQAEMASLRSGWRGRCGARWREMSDSERRGFDSVTDLGRAFDFGRQWLGSAEDETILRELSAQWRTEKDDEAAHTLRGRGNERFRAKDYVGSVSLYTQGLRYSSADNPETSLLYANRSAALYYLQRYQECLLDVGRAERHNYPQELQHKTRARRAACLQQLNCAEGGIPSPVTQQSPSQVEGEGETPAAISLRVHSSRGRYYVACRDLRPGQVVLQEEAFAAVLIPGELSEETPPTQDMHCHHCMTLAHLPLPCGTCSFSSYCSESCRDLAWHQYHWLDCPLAGLLLALGTFAHLALRTVLIAGMPVVERVQSEAAEGLGEEGGRRPEISPYQLIHSLLTHSERQPPAHRFLCALTAAALCLAVWRSGLAPRLLGPGAETEPGPNSEAGGSLRTLGVALIQHMLQLQCNAQAISTVRDTGVGCARVLELQQLRIATALFPRASLFNHSCEPNTGISFHKTSLTVRASQHIPAGQEVFHCYGPHVSRAALRERQQALRTQYFFQCGCHMCVREEGGGHSLLQDHFLCQHCSSTLSMLEEARYECVNSKCGYSVSELTLHYQLNAISSQLQRASSLISTQPEKAQQQLHQCQDEARKLLPAHHPLSGKIQDSLAQLHASQGDWRRAAQHLRESVGAVRRQFGPNSLELAQQLFKLAQVLFNGRSLDELPWVLREAEMLLTTHYGPQHPMLGELRDMRSCLHIALTSA
- the smyd4 gene encoding SET and MYND domain-containing protein 4 isoform X2, which gives rise to MTYFQAEMASLRSGWRGRCGARWREMSDSERRGFDSVTDLGRAFDFGRQWLGAEDETILRELSAQWRTEKDDEAAHTLRGRGNERFRAKDYVGSVSLYTQGLRYSSADNPETSLLYANRSAALYYLQRYQECLLDVGRAERHNYPQELQHKTRARRAACLQQLNCAEGGIPSPVTQQSPSQVEGEGETPAAISLRVHSSRGRYYVACRDLRPGQVVLQEEAFAAVLIPGELSEETPPTQDMHCHHCMTLAHLPLPCGTCSFSSYCSESCRDLAWHQYHWLDCPLAGLLLALGTFAHLALRTVLIAGMPVVERVQSEAAEGLGEEGGRRPEISPYQLIHSLLTHSERQPPAHRFLCALTAAALCLAVWRSGLAPRLLGPGAETEPGPNSEAGGSLRTLGVALIQHMLQLQCNAQAISTVRDTGVGCARVLELQQLRIATALFPRASLFNHSCEPNTGISFHKTSLTVRASQHIPAGQEVFHCYGPHVSRAALRERQQALRTQYFFQCGCHMCVREEGGGHSLLQDHFLCQHCSSTLSMLEEARYECVNSKCGYSVSELTLHYQLNAISSQLQRASSLISTQPEKAQQQLHQCQDEARKLLPAHHPLSGKIQDSLAQLHASQGDWRRAAQHLRESVGAVRRQFGPNSLELAQQLFKLAQVLFNGRSLDELPWVLREAEMLLTTHYGPQHPMLGELRDMRSCLHIALTSA
- the smyd4 gene encoding SET and MYND domain-containing protein 4 isoform X3; translated protein: MTYFQAEMASLRSGWRGRCGARWREMSDSERRGFDSVTDLGRAFDFGRQWLGSAEDETILRELSAQWRTEKDDEAAHTLRGRGNERFRAKDYVGSVSLYTQGLRYSSADNPETSLLYANRSAALYYLQRYQECLLDVGRAERHNYPQELQHKTRARRAACLQQLNCAEGGIPSPVTQQSPSQVEGEGETPAAISLRVHSSRGRYYVACRDLRPGQVVLQEEAFAAVLIPGELSEETPPTQDMHCHHCMTLAHLPLPCGTCSFSSYCSESCRDLAWHQYHWLDCPLAGLLLALGTFAHLALRTVLIAGMPVVERVQSEAAEGLGEEGGRRPEISPYQLIHSLLTHSERQPPAHRFLCALTAAALCLAVWRSGLAPRLLGPGAETEPGPNSEAGGSLRTLGVALIQHMLQLQCNAQAISTVRDTGVGCARVLELQQLRIATALFPRASLFNHSCEPNTGISFHKTSLTVRASQHIPAGQEVFHCYGPHVSRAALRERQQALRTQYFFQCGCHMCVREEGGGHSLLQDHFLCQHCSSTLSMLEEARYECVNSKCGYSVSELTLHYQLNAISSQLQRASSLISTQPEKAQQQLHQCQDEARKLLPAHHPLSGKIQDSLAQLHASQGDWRRAAQHLRESVGAVRRQFGPNSLELAQQLFKLAQVLFNG